CTTTTTAGACTTAGAAATTACGCAGGGTCTTATAGAGGTTGCCTTTGCGGTCGTAGATGGCGATTTCTATGGGGGTGACTCCGGGACCAGCCGCATGGGTAGCACAAGCTAAGCAGAGGTCATAGGGTCTGAAGGCCATCTCAACGTAGTTAAGAATCGCTTCGTTTACTTTGCCCTCTTTAATGAAGTGCTTGGCAGCTTTTCTGATAGCTGCGTTAATCGGACCTTTGTTATGGGTAGTAGCAACAATCATGTTGGCATTAGTAACGTAGCCGTTTTCATCGGTCTGATAATGATGGATCAAGGTGCCACGAGGAGCTTCAACAATACCAACACCTTCGCCGGTAATATTAAAATCATGACGGCGGGTTTCTGGAGAGGTAATTTCAGGATCACTTGCTAGTTCCACAATACGCTCTGCAGAATGGAGCATCTCAATGGCACGAGCCCAATGGTAAGCCTGGATATAATGCACCGGACGTTCATTAAAGGTGCTCCAGAATTTTTCGTATGCTTCCTGGGCAAGAGGAGTGCTAAAACCCTTAGCCACGTTAATACGAGGAAGGGGCCCTACACTATAAAGGCTTGTCCCCTCACCATCATCATAGCCCTTCCAGCCGATTTGCTTGAGGTATGGCATCTTAAGGTAGCTCCAGGGAAGCACTCTCTCAGAGATAAAATCAAGATATTGTTTGCCGGTGTATGAACCTATTTCTTCTCCGTTGTAGGAAATCACTTTCTGGACCTTGGGCTCATATAAAGAAGAGATTATGCCATTTTCATCCACGCCAGCCATGTAATTTACAACGACCTTATACATGTCGCCGGTAACGAGTTCCATATATTTTTCGTTCTTGAGCACAACATCTTCAAACACCTGGAGGGTAAATTTGCCGAGTTCCACGAGCTCTTTGCCCCAGGCAAGGATCTGCTGGCGCTCTTCTTCATTCAGCTTTTTGGCCCAGCCACCAGGAAGCGCAGAAACAGGATGATTAGGCTTACCCCCTAAGAGTTCGAAAATTTTAACCGCATAACCACGGCGCTGAAGCACCTGACGCCCTACATCGACGCCTACTTTCATGATTAGGCCGATTAAGTTTCTCTCAGCAGGTGAAGCCTCAGGACCAACAACATAATCAGGAAGCCCCAGGGCATAGAGAATAGCCGCATGATCTTCAACGTGGTGGGCGTTAAAATAAATCTCACGCAGTTTACGTGCCACCGGAGTAGGCTCTACACCAAAAATTTGGTCCATAGCCTTCATGGAGGCGGTAAAATGGACCCCTCGGCATACCCCGCAAATGGTAGAAACTGTGCGGGGGACTTCCTCCATGGGCATGCCCTGTACAAATTTTTCGTATCCACGAAACTCTACTACCTGGAAGAAGGCATTATCCACATTGCCATTATCATCAAGGAAAATGGCAATCTTTCCATGCCCTTCCAATCGAGTAATCGGCTCAATAGTTATCTTTTTCATCAAAAATCCTCCTAAGGATTATTTCTTATTAAGCAAAGAACTGGGATATGAATAGCGGTAAATAAACTGGACAAGATTGGGATATTTTTTAAGAAGCTGATCAACAGCTTCGTCGGTAAGCATTGTTCCCAAAGCACTCACCGCTTTGGCCCCGTAATCCTTAACCCCTGGAAGCGGACCACCACAGCCGCGACAAGGAATGCCAACTTTGGGGCAAAGGGCCTTGCAATCTCCCTGGGTAAAGGGGCCAAAACAGATGTAACCCTGCTCAAGAAGACACCTTCCGTCATCAGGAGCGCCTTCAAAAGTGCGCCTGACCTCTGTAGTAAGTTCGCGTTTTTTGCCCTGAAGAGCAGGATTTCTGCCGCAAAAATCACACACGGCCTTTCCACAGGTGATCCAGGAGCCTTTGGGAGGAAGTTTTCCTTCAATGATGGCACCAATAGCTTCGCCAACAAAATCCGGGTGAGGAGGGCATCCACCCATAAAATAATCAACTTCCACTACAGATGATATGGGACGCACTTCATCGAGAAAACGCGGCAGGGTTAAATCATATTTACCGTCTTCTTTCCACTCTGGCTGGGGTAAAATGCCTTCTGGATTGTCAGTGCTGAAGGTATTTTTGTAAGCATGTTCTAAAAGCTCTTCTTTTTTGAATAGGTTCGACATCCCCGGAATACAACCTTCAGAAGCGCAGCTACCAAAAGCTACCAGGACTTTAGATTTGGCCCTTAAGACCTTGAGCATATGCTCGTGCTCGTCAAGGCGTACCATTCCATCTACCAGGGCCACATCAATAGAACCATCAGGCATGGACTCAAGGTCTTTATATTTCACGTCGGCTACTGTAGGCGCCCAAAAAACCACTTCCAGGTGTTCAAGGGCGTCTATAAGTCTTTCAGAAAGGTCCACAATAGCCATTTCACAGCCGGCACAACCTCCGGCTAACAAAACGCCTAACTTAATTTTATCCTTGGACATTGGATGCCTCCTATATGACTACTAAGACTTTTGTTTCAAAGGATTCGGGCCGAGCTTTTTGAGCTGTTCGGTAAACTCCGTGGTTACTTCGGCAACGCGCTGGCCCTCAGATCCAGAAATCCATTCCACACGCACCCTTTCAGCTTCAAAACCCATATCAGCCAAAAGCTTTTTAAAAATACGAAAGCGATTTCTTGCCTTATAATTACCAACCTGGTAATGGCAATCACCAAGGTGTCACCCACCTACTAGCACACCGTCTGCACCCCTGGCAAGGGCCTCTAGTACATGTTCCGGCTCAACTCTTCCAGAGCAGGGTACACGGATGAATTTGATAGTGGGAGGATATTTAAGCCTCAAGCTACCTGCCAAATCTGCGGCAGCATATGTACACCAGTGACAAGCAAAACCAACGATATTAGGTGTAAATTCCATAGTTAACCCTCCTGCTTTTCTTTAAGACGCTTATCGCTCTGAATCCGAGCGATGATATCTTCACGTGGTGTTTCTTGAATAGCTGCAACTTGTTTAGGATCAAAGCCCATGCAAAGTGCTAATAATTGTGTGTAATAAAAGACTGGTATTTCAAAATCTATTTCCCCGCGATCACGAAGAATCTTCTGGCCGCCATCCATCTGGAGGTAACAAGAAGAACAACCAACTACTATCATGTCAGCGTCTATTTCTTCTTTGATAGAGATTAGCTTTTCTTTAAGAAGCCCCAAAGACTTTTCCATGTTGGTGCTGCGCATTCCACCCATACCACAGCAAGCCTCAATACGGCTGTAATGGGGCACATCTGCCTCAAGGGCTTCGCAAAGCTCTTTCATAATGGTGGGGAAAAAGGGATTAGGATCCCTGACCGCCATAATTTTGGAAGGCCAGAGGGCATGACAACCCACCTGGATAGCTATGGTCATCTGACGCAAAGTATATTTGATGTTTTCGTTGATCTTCTCAGGCCCAACGAACTTATAAAGGGCATGGAGCACGTGATAAACGTTAGAAGTCCCTTTATAGCGGCGGTTGATAAGGGCAAGTTTTTCCTGAACTGTTTTGCGGTATTCTTCGTTGTGCTCAACCATGTGCTTTGTTTCAGCAAGGATACCAAAACAGCTGTTACATCCTGTAACGATATCAACGCCTTTTTCTTCTGCCAGGGTGATATTCCTTGCCGAAACTGAAAGCCAAGTAGGAAGATCAAAAGAGGGAAGTGTTCCCCAAGAAGGACAACAGCTTGCTCCCTCAAGGTCAACCAAATCAATCCCCAAGGCTGGCAAAGCCTTTCTCATGGATTGTTCTATATCTGGTAGCTTCAAAGGAATATTGCAACCTAAGAAAAGTCCCATGGTATTCATTTATAGCCTCCTTAACTAAAATAACCCCAATTCCATAATAGGACTATTTTCAATGAGAGTCTGGATCTCCTTAACTGCTTCAGGATAGCTTGCCGCGGTAGGCGGATCTGGCGGCAAGCCAACTTTCTGCCTTGTCTCCTTGTAGGCCTCGGTGTAAACAGCGTGGCCTTTTTCAAAGAGATTCATCTGGCTCTGGACCGCAGAAGTGGAGAAGGCAAGCTCCATAGCCTGATAGCGACGGTAAGCAAAAACCACTTCAAAAGGCTTAACATTGCGCGGACAAATCTCCACGCAACGGTTACAGGCCTGGCAGGCCCAAGTGGAAGAGTCTTCTATCATTTCTTCCAAGTGGCCAGTCTGGATAAGGCGGATAAGCTTTTTAGGGTTAAGGGTAAAGCCTGCTAAGGCCATAGGACAAATGGATTCGCAGGCGCCACACTGGATACACCTGACAACCCCTTCTCCGCCTAGTCTAACTATGGTTTCAATCGCCTGTTTGCGATCTTTTTCGTTTAAAACAACAACTCCTTCGTACATTTGTCTCCTCCTAGACCGCCATAGTTAAGGCCTCAACTTGGGCCTCAATCTGCTTATCAGTAAAGCCGTGGAGAATAATGGCCTCAGACGGACAAGTGCTGGTGCAAACACCACAGCCCTTACAGGCAGTAACGCTGATTTTGGCACGCGGACGATCATTGACCAGTTCCATGGTAATGGCCTGATAAGGACAAACCGCTACACAGAGGCCACAGCCGCTACATTTTTCCTGATCAACCTCAGAAATAGTAGGCTCAATGACAACCTTTCCACGCGCAAGGGGTACCGCAGCTGCTGCGGCAGCGCCTTTGGCCTGGGCCACAGTATCTGGAATGTCTTTGGGACCTTGGCAACATCCTGCTAGATAAATACCCTCAACCGCTGTTTCAACTGGTTTAAGTTTGGGATGAAGCTCTTTAAAGAACCCAGAACCATCTATGGTGAGATGCAAGGTCTGGGCAAGTTTTTTAGCATCATCAGGCACTTCGATAGCCGTGGCAAGGATGACCATGTCGGCTTGTACTTCCACATCTTTGCCAAGGCCGGCATCATAGGCCATTACCCGCAAGCGACCATCAGGGAGCACCTCTATGCCGCCTGGCTTTCCTCGAACGATATTGATACCCTTTTCAATTGCAGAAGTATAGTATTCGTCGAAGTCTTTGCCTGGTGTTCTAACGTCCATAAAGTGCATGTATATGTCGATATCAGGGTACTTATCCTTGATAAGTTTGGCCTGCTTTATCATGTACATGCAGCAGACACGGGAACAATAAGTGTGATAGCGGTGGTCACGTGAACCAACACAGGAGATAAAAGATATAACCTTTGGCTTTTCATTGGTGGAAGGACGCACAAGCTTTCCACCAGTAGGCCCAGTGGCTGAAAGCAAACGTTCAAACTGAAGCGCGGTCATGACATCTGGATGATGCGGTGCGTATTCTTTGAACCAGTCTTTTTCCATGACCTTAAAGCCCGTGGCCACTACAATGGTTCCCACGTCGAGCTCAACAACTTCGCCTTCAGGATCAAGGGCCAGGCTACGATTAATGGCGCCTGCCGGGCAAGCACGCTCACAAGGAGCAAGAATGGGTTTGCCGGTGCGCTTACTAATCTTAGGCTCAGTGCCGAACTTGCGTCCTGCACAATTAATGCAGTTGTCTATATCGATGACGGCTTTCTTTGGCACTGCCTGAGGAAACTGGATATAAACCGCAGGACGATGGTCAAGGCCGGCGTTGAATTCGTTAGGAACCTTGACCGGACATTTTTCCATGCACTCGCCGCAGCCAGTACACTTTTTCCAGTCAACCCAGGTCTGTTTTTTGCGGACTTTTACTTTGAAGTTACCAACGAAGCCGTCGATGTGTTCTACTTCGGAGTATGTAAGAAGTTCGATGTTGGGGTTGGTGCTAACCTGCACCATTGCGGGGGTGAGTATTCACGCCGAGCAATCGTTGGTGGGGAAGGTTTTGTCAAGCTGGGCCATCACCCCACCGATAGATGGCTGTTTTTCAACGAGATAGACCTTATAGCCCATGTTGGCTAATTCAAGGGAAGAAAAGATACCGGCCACACCACCACCAATAACAAGCGCGGTCTTATTAACTCCTACTTCGATCTCCTCAAGGGGCTCAGCATAAAGTACTTTGGCCACCGCACTTGCGACTAATTGTTTGGCCTTCTTGGTGGCACCTTCTTTGTCAAAGGCATGTACCCAGGAATCCTGGTCACGAATATTGGCCATCTCAATCAGATACTTATTGAGCCCGGCATCTTCAAGAGCCTTGCGAAAGATGGGTTCGTGGGTTCGAGGGGTACAAGCAGCCACCACGACACGGTCCACCAAGCCCTTGCGAATGTCTTCTTTGATCATTTCCTGGCCAGGATCGGAACACATAAAAAGATTGGTGCGCGCTACCGCCACACCGGGAAGCTTTTCCGCAAAGGCCCTTACTTCCTCACAATCCACAACACCGGCGATATTTTCGCCGCAGTAACAAACATAAACTCCAACCTTTGGCATATTTATCCTCCTTAAAGGCCCTATTATCCGTGTAATTTTTTGAGGTTTTCTTCGGCTTTTTGTTTTTTGACTTCGGTAGCCTTCTTGACAATATCAAGCACTTTGTCAGGAAGTTTGGGATCTTCTTCCAGAGGAAATTCTTCGATGGTCTTTCTGCGGGCATCAGCAAATGCCCCACGGGCTTTAGGCGTCCTGATAATTACGGAAGTCCACCCTTCAGGGGCCCCAATCCCGCCAAAAGAAATATCAGCAAACTCTGCAGCGTAATCATCGCAATATTTACAGGCAGGACGTTTGAGGTCTTCTATCTCTGAAAGTGGAATACGTTTTTCTTCGCCGTTTTCGAGCTTGATAATCAAAGCGTCTTTTATATTAATTTTGACAATTTGCTCCCATTTAAAGCCGCCTAGTTCCTCAAGTTTTTTGCGGCCAGATTCGTCAAACATGAAGTGCCCTGAACAAAAGAGCCCAAGAAGCATATAGAAGGTTTCCGAAGGTGCCAGGTTAAAAAATTGCATCTTGCGCATGGTATGGATCTGGCAGGGAGTACCCACAATGGCCACCCTGCGAAGCTTCTCTGCCATAACGGGACGTAGGCCCTCGAAAGACGGAGCAAAAGTAGAATAAATGTGGCTTAAGTCCTGGGCTCCTGCCGAAACATCATGGAAAAAGCCAGCAGCTTCAATAACTTCTTCAGGAGTGGTCACCACTGCTGGCACCGCCAAGAAGGGATTAATGCGTTTGGCTACCACCGCACCGTCAATCACCCCACGCTTTAAAAGGTGAACCAAAAGTGCCGTCACAACCCCGCCGTCTGTGGCACGCTGGCGGATCTCAGGGCTTATCGCGCGCGCTACCTTTACCCCAAGTACAGGCCCTACGGGCGGCTCCCAGCCAGCAGCCTTACGGAACTCGTCTTCCTGGTAGGCCGCCTCGGGACAGACCATATAACAGATGCCACATTCAATACATTTTTCTATGTCTTTATATTCGGGAAAGCCCTCAGCATTAAAGCCCAGCGCGCCATAGTTAATGGCGGTACACACCGAAACACAACCACCACACCTATGACATAGCCCTTTTCCAACTACTTCTTCCAGGAGATTTTCAAATGTTTTCATAGAACACTCCTATCACCAAAAGTGAATTATTTTCTTATGCGCCTTATATCATAATATACATTTTGTCAAGCTAATGTTTCTTGAACTAAATTATAAATTAGACTTAAAATCCTTTTTTCAATTGCTTTAACATAACCCTAAACATAATTTCTTTCAACGAGAATTAACTACTTAAGCTAGAGCCAGTTTTAGCATCAGGTATACCTAAATACTTGTTGTTCAATTAGACTAAATATAATTTTTAGTAAAACGAAAATTTATTAATAGTTTTGTTTTTGCAGCCAACTTGTCTAATTAATGTTACGTTTGCAAACAAGATGACACATAAGAAACGGACTTCTTAAGCTAGGCTTGAAAACGAAGTGGTCGATCTTTCAAAAATTTAGAGAGACCTTTGCAAACACCTTTTTGAGTTCCGGGATCTGTACCCGTTTTAAGTGACGAAAAATGGGAACGGATCCCTTGGGATTGCAACCCTGATCTCGGTAATTTTGCAAAGGTCTCTTACGGTAAAAAACTTATGAGAGAACCTTTGGCATAAAGGCCACAGCCCCAAATCTTCTCCCCGCATTTTAAAATCACATAGCCTTCTTCGATATGTTCCACGATAAAAGGCATCTTTCTTTCCCGGCGGAGGCGATCAAGCTCAGCGGGAGAGAGCACTACGATGTTTTTAGTGGCATGATGTCCAAAGCGCTGAAGGGCCGTAGAGGTTGGCTTTAACCAGTGGGAAACACGGCGGGTAAAAAGAAGGCCCACTGTTTGAACCTTAAGCATTTGAAAAGGTTTGATTTCCTCTGGTGCTGCAAAAAGCCAATAGTTCTTCGAGGTAGAAAGAATCAAATAACCTCCGAAGACATTTTTCGGAATACCAAAACGTTCCTCCCAGAAAGAAAGAACCTCATCGCGCTCTTCAAAACTCACCACCCTGGGCCATTTGGCATCCTTGTGGATTTTCTTGCGCCTTTTTTTAGCCATTTACGCTAGCCTTCTTAGTTTGATCACAAAAAACCCTACTGAGTTCGTCTCATGAGGATAAAATCTCGCCGCGTAATTAAGGGAAGGATGAAGTATCTTCCCCTCCCACTCGGTTACGCCGGGATGATGAGGTAAGAGATAATCACACGGGATAACCTCTGCCTGGCGTTTACGCAAAAGATAATCCACCACTAATTCGTTTTCTTCGGGATTAAACGTGCACGTGGAATACACCACCACACCACCTACTTTTACCAAGTCAAAAGCACGCACCAAAAGCCCTTTTTGAATAGCAGGCAAATTGGTGTGGCCTTCTTTTTGGTAAAGAAGCTCACCTTCATAGCCCTGACGATAACGGCCTTCCCCTGAACACGGCGCATCCACCAAAACCTTGTCAAAGGGCACTCCAAAGGGAAACTGCTCCCCACGATAAAGGGTAGTCATGACACAGGCCACACCTAAGCGCTTAAGATTGGCCACCAGCGCTGTAAGCCTGTCAAGGCGGCGGTCATTGGCCACAATGATGGCCCTGTCCTGAGAAGCCTGGGCTATTTGAGTGGTTTTACTTCCAGGGGCAGCGCACATGTCAAGAATGTATTCTCCAGGCTCTGGCTCAAGGGCAAAGACCGGAAGGGCGCTGCTTATGGTCATAGGATAGATATAGCCGAGATAGTATTCCTCAGTACTTCCCAAGGGGAAATCCCTTGGCTCAGCCCTATAAAAACCAGGAAATCCCGGCACGGGCTCGGCCTTTACCCCCTGGCGAGCAAGGCCATCAAGGACTATTTGAGGCCTTGGGCACTTAAGCTCGTTAATACGAAAATAAAGGGGCAAAGGTTCCTTAAGATGGGCTAAAAAGCCTTCAAAATCAGGAATAAGATCCTGATAACGCTCAAAATAAGTCCTTGCTTCATTAAGGCTTAACATCCTGATTTTCCGTTCTTAAACAGCCTTCTTAGCTCTTCGTGTGAAGGGATGATGATATCTGCTTCTCTTAGATGTTCAGGAGAAAGTGTAGTGGTGAGTGCAATACAAGTAAGCCCTGCACCTTTGGCGCTTTTTATCCCTGCTGGAGCATTTTCCACCGCCGCGGCCAAGGGCTTAGGGACCCCAAGGGTTTGACTTGCCAAAAGATAGGGCTCAGGATGCGGTTTGCGCCGCTTGACTCTGTCTCCGGTAAGCACAAAATGAAAAAGCCTAAGAAGCGCCTGCGGCAAAATATCTCGCAAAATTTCTTCGTGAGAGCTCGTAACTAAAGCAAGCCTTTTTCCTTCACGCCTCAAATCAGAAAGAAGATCAGGGATCTCCGGAAAAGGCCTGACAAAGGCCTGATATTTCTTGCGGAAAAGCTCACGCTGACGTTTAAGCACTGCCTGGAAAAGTTCATCTGTGGGGGAAACACCCTGGTCTTCAAAAATTTTGCGCGAAGTCTCAGCTTCAATAGCGCCTTCGTGAAGGTAGAGGGCCTCTTCAGGGACGTTTAAGCCAAACTCACGGAAGGCCTCCTGCCATGCCCTAACATGCCAGGGCATGCTGTCTAAAACCACACCGTCCATATCAAACAGAATCGCTTCTTTTTCTTTGAGCTCCATCACGAAATACCAAGTCTTTTAAAAATTTCTTCTTTGGTGAGACCTTCAATATAAATTCTTTTGCGCCGAGAGGTAAGACCAGAAATTATTTTTAGGTGGTTTTTGGAAAGAGAAAGTCTCTTGGCAAGAAAGGAAATAAGGGCCTTATTGGCTTTACCTTCAACCGGGGGAGCTTTTAATTTTATTTTTAAGGCCTCTTGGTATGGACCTATTATCTCATCCTTGCTGGCCTTGGGCTGAAGATAAACATCCAAAGCAAAGCCGTCTTTA
The nucleotide sequence above comes from Thermodesulfatator atlanticus DSM 21156. Encoded proteins:
- a CDS encoding DUF167 domain-containing protein, which gives rise to MLKPYKDGFALDVYLQPKASKDEIIGPYQEALKIKLKAPPVEGKANKALISFLAKRLSLSKNHLKIISGLTSRRKRIYIEGLTKEEIFKRLGIS
- a CDS encoding hydrogenase iron-sulfur subunit; this translates as MEFTPNIVGFACHWCTYAAADLAGSLRLKYPPTIKFIRVPCSGRVEPEHVLEALARGADGVLVGGUHLGDCHYQVGNYKARNRFRIFKKLLADMGFEAERVRVEWISGSEGQRVAEVTTEFTEQLKKLGPNPLKQKS
- a CDS encoding Ni/Fe hydrogenase subunit alpha, translating into MKKITIEPITRLEGHGKIAIFLDDNGNVDNAFFQVVEFRGYEKFVQGMPMEEVPRTVSTICGVCRGVHFTASMKAMDQIFGVEPTPVARKLREIYFNAHHVEDHAAILYALGLPDYVVGPEASPAERNLIGLIMKVGVDVGRQVLQRRGYAVKIFELLGGKPNHPVSALPGGWAKKLNEEERQQILAWGKELVELGKFTLQVFEDVVLKNEKYMELVTGDMYKVVVNYMAGVDENGIISSLYEPKVQKVISYNGEEIGSYTGKQYLDFISERVLPWSYLKMPYLKQIGWKGYDDGEGTSLYSVGPLPRINVAKGFSTPLAQEAYEKFWSTFNERPVHYIQAYHWARAIEMLHSAERIVELASDPEITSPETRRHDFNITGEGVGIVEAPRGTLIHHYQTDENGYVTNANMIVATTHNKGPINAAIRKAAKHFIKEGKVNEAILNYVEMAFRPYDLCLACATHAAGPGVTPIEIAIYDRKGNLYKTLRNF
- a CDS encoding 4Fe-4S dicluster domain-containing protein, yielding MYEGVVVLNEKDRKQAIETIVRLGGEGVVRCIQCGACESICPMALAGFTLNPKKLIRLIQTGHLEEMIEDSSTWACQACNRCVEICPRNVKPFEVVFAYRRYQAMELAFSTSAVQSQMNLFEKGHAVYTEAYKETRQKVGLPPDPPTAASYPEAVKEIQTLIENSPIMELGLF
- a CDS encoding NADH-quinone oxidoreductase subunit B family protein; translation: MSKDKIKLGVLLAGGCAGCEMAIVDLSERLIDALEHLEVVFWAPTVADVKYKDLESMPDGSIDVALVDGMVRLDEHEHMLKVLRAKSKVLVAFGSCASEGCIPGMSNLFKKEELLEHAYKNTFSTDNPEGILPQPEWKEDGKYDLTLPRFLDEVRPISSVVEVDYFMGGCPPHPDFVGEAIGAIIEGKLPPKGSWITCGKAVCDFCGRNPALQGKKRELTTEVRRTFEGAPDDGRCLLEQGYICFGPFTQGDCKALCPKVGIPCRGCGGPLPGVKDYGAKAVSALGTMLTDEAVDQLLKKYPNLVQFIYRYSYPSSLLNKK
- a CDS encoding HAD family hydrolase, translated to MELKEKEAILFDMDGVVLDSMPWHVRAWQEAFREFGLNVPEEALYLHEGAIEAETSRKIFEDQGVSPTDELFQAVLKRQRELFRKKYQAFVRPFPEIPDLLSDLRREGKRLALVTSSHEEILRDILPQALLRLFHFVLTGDRVKRRKPHPEPYLLASQTLGVPKPLAAAVENAPAGIKSAKGAGLTCIALTTTLSPEHLREADIIIPSHEELRRLFKNGKSGC
- a CDS encoding NOL1/NOP2/sun family putative RNA methylase — translated: MLSLNEARTYFERYQDLIPDFEGFLAHLKEPLPLYFRINELKCPRPQIVLDGLARQGVKAEPVPGFPGFYRAEPRDFPLGSTEEYYLGYIYPMTISSALPVFALEPEPGEYILDMCAAPGSKTTQIAQASQDRAIIVANDRRLDRLTALVANLKRLGVACVMTTLYRGEQFPFGVPFDKVLVDAPCSGEGRYRQGYEGELLYQKEGHTNLPAIQKGLLVRAFDLVKVGGVVVYSTCTFNPEENELVVDYLLRKRQAEVIPCDYLLPHHPGVTEWEGKILHPSLNYAARFYPHETNSVGFFVIKLRRLA
- a CDS encoding CoB--CoM heterodisulfide reductase iron-sulfur subunit A family protein, whose product is MPKVGVYVCYCGENIAGVVDCEEVRAFAEKLPGVAVARTNLFMCSDPGQEMIKEDIRKGLVDRVVVAACTPRTHEPIFRKALEDAGLNKYLIEMANIRDQDSWVHAFDKEGATKKAKQLVASAVAKVLYAEPLEEIEVGVNKTALVIGGGVAGIFSSLELANMGYKVYLVEKQPSIGGVMAQLDKTFPTNDCSAUILTPAMVQVSTNPNIELLTYSEVEHIDGFVGNFKVKVRKKQTWVDWKKCTGCGECMEKCPVKVPNEFNAGLDHRPAVYIQFPQAVPKKAVIDIDNCINCAGRKFGTEPKISKRTGKPILAPCERACPAGAINRSLALDPEGEVVELDVGTIVVATGFKVMEKDWFKEYAPHHPDVMTALQFERLLSATGPTGGKLVRPSTNEKPKVISFISCVGSRDHRYHTYCSRVCCMYMIKQAKLIKDKYPDIDIYMHFMDVRTPGKDFDEYYTSAIEKGINIVRGKPGGIEVLPDGRLRVMAYDAGLGKDVEVQADMVILATAIEVPDDAKKLAQTLHLTIDGSGFFKELHPKLKPVETAVEGIYLAGCCQGPKDIPDTVAQAKGAAAAAAVPLARGKVVIEPTISEVDQEKCSGCGLCVAVCPYQAITMELVNDRPRAKISVTACKGCGVCTSTCPSEAIILHGFTDKQIEAQVEALTMAV
- a CDS encoding CoB--CoM heterodisulfide reductase iron-sulfur subunit B family protein, which gives rise to MNTMGLFLGCNIPLKLPDIEQSMRKALPALGIDLVDLEGASCCPSWGTLPSFDLPTWLSVSARNITLAEEKGVDIVTGCNSCFGILAETKHMVEHNEEYRKTVQEKLALINRRYKGTSNVYHVLHALYKFVGPEKINENIKYTLRQMTIAIQVGCHALWPSKIMAVRDPNPFFPTIMKELCEALEADVPHYSRIEACCGMGGMRSTNMEKSLGLLKEKLISIKEEIDADMIVVGCSSCYLQMDGGQKILRDRGEIDFEIPVFYYTQLLALCMGFDPKQVAAIQETPREDIIARIQSDKRLKEKQEG
- a CDS encoding Coenzyme F420 hydrogenase/dehydrogenase, beta subunit C-terminal domain, giving the protein MKTFENLLEEVVGKGLCHRCGGCVSVCTAINYGALGFNAEGFPEYKDIEKCIECGICYMVCPEAAYQEDEFRKAAGWEPPVGPVLGVKVARAISPEIRQRATDGGVVTALLVHLLKRGVIDGAVVAKRINPFLAVPAVVTTPEEVIEAAGFFHDVSAGAQDLSHIYSTFAPSFEGLRPVMAEKLRRVAIVGTPCQIHTMRKMQFFNLAPSETFYMLLGLFCSGHFMFDESGRKKLEELGGFKWEQIVKINIKDALIIKLENGEEKRIPLSEIEDLKRPACKYCDDYAAEFADISFGGIGAPEGWTSVIIRTPKARGAFADARRKTIEEFPLEEDPKLPDKVLDIVKKATEVKKQKAEENLKKLHG